The Skermanella pratensis genome has a window encoding:
- the flgK gene encoding flagellar hook-associated protein FlgK: MVDQMGLDVSLRTAMSGLRTVQQGLDVVSRNIANADTPGYTRKIQTQYTQVIQGQSVGVQTGNVEREVDSALQNEVRKQGSRVANLSVMERYLSQVETLHGDPESESSLGNVLNQMKDGFTRLMDSPNSVPLQNQVVSLADTVARTLNRVADGINDIRTQVQVDIEDALTGLNNQFQRVDDLNRQIRSLTATGQPQPDLEDQRDEALRKISEQIEVNVMRRGDGTVSILDRFGQPYLEAGYQPLSISQVSINPQAAYPGAIDPIRLGDPATGTDVTARLAQGGNLGGLLQLRDQTLPRFQAQLDELAQTMGEAFEGAGLLLFTDSTGVVPVDDPLATPPTSSVGFANQIRVAQDVIDTPSLLRDGSPIVPGTAPANSNLLRMIVDGVLGGDQTFQTTGLGPNADRSTVLPGRTTLASFATELVSHQTNLRASTTAQLEPATTLRDHLRTKLSDQSGVNLDQEVSLLIQLQRSYSSSAQVVSTNRQLFNDLISILR, translated from the coding sequence CTCCCGGCTATACGCGCAAGATCCAGACCCAGTACACCCAGGTCATCCAGGGACAGAGCGTCGGCGTCCAGACCGGCAACGTCGAGCGGGAAGTCGACTCGGCGCTTCAGAACGAAGTGCGCAAGCAGGGCAGCCGGGTCGCCAACCTGAGCGTGATGGAGCGGTACCTGAGCCAGGTCGAGACCCTGCACGGCGATCCCGAGTCGGAAAGCTCCCTGGGCAACGTGCTCAACCAGATGAAGGACGGCTTCACCCGGCTGATGGATTCGCCGAACTCCGTCCCGCTCCAGAACCAGGTGGTCTCGCTGGCCGACACCGTCGCCCGGACGCTGAACCGGGTGGCCGACGGAATCAACGACATCCGGACCCAGGTCCAGGTCGACATCGAGGATGCGCTGACCGGCCTGAACAACCAGTTCCAGCGGGTCGACGACCTCAACCGGCAGATCCGCTCCCTGACTGCGACGGGCCAGCCCCAGCCCGACCTGGAGGACCAGCGGGACGAGGCGCTGCGGAAGATCTCGGAGCAGATCGAGGTCAACGTGATGCGCCGGGGCGACGGCACGGTTTCGATCCTCGACCGGTTCGGCCAGCCCTATCTGGAGGCCGGCTACCAGCCCCTGTCCATCTCCCAGGTCTCGATCAACCCGCAGGCGGCATATCCCGGCGCCATCGACCCGATCCGCCTGGGCGACCCCGCGACCGGTACCGACGTCACCGCCCGGCTGGCGCAGGGCGGCAACCTTGGCGGGTTGCTCCAGCTGCGCGACCAGACCTTGCCGCGGTTCCAGGCCCAGCTCGACGAACTCGCCCAGACCATGGGCGAGGCGTTCGAGGGCGCCGGGCTTCTCCTGTTCACCGACAGCACGGGGGTGGTTCCGGTCGACGACCCCCTCGCCACGCCACCAACCTCGTCGGTCGGCTTCGCCAACCAGATCCGGGTGGCCCAGGACGTCATCGACACGCCGAGCCTGCTGCGCGACGGGTCGCCGATCGTCCCGGGCACCGCCCCGGCGAACAGCAACCTGCTGCGCATGATCGTCGACGGCGTGCTGGGCGGCGACCAGACTTTCCAGACCACCGGCCTCGGACCCAACGCCGATCGGAGCACCGTGCTGCCCGGCAGAACGACGCTGGCCTCCTTCGCCACCGAACTGGTCAGCCACCAGACGAACCTGCGGGCCAGCACCACCGCCCAGCTGGAACCCGCCACGACGTTGCGCGACCATCTGAGGACCAAGCTGTCCGATCAATCCGGCGTTAACCTGGACCAGGAAGTATCGCTCCTGATCCAGCTGCAGCGTTCCTATTCCAGCTCCGCCCAGGTCGTCTCGACCAACCGGCAGCTGTTCAACGACCTCATCTCGATCCTGCGCTGA